One region of Kangiella marina genomic DNA includes:
- a CDS encoding alkaline phosphatase has protein sequence MSIFEKKQHSKKHAYTLLSALISATLLTACFGDNDDDESAPEPEPPVSSVDWTKTNQWFNQGKTRVDAALETEEVLVKGSAKNVILFVGDGMGVSTVTAARIFAGQKAGHTGEEYQLSFDKFPVAGFAKTYNTNQQTPDSAGTMTAMISGVKTKAGVIGYPESALRADCGSAKGNELVTAVELAEMAGMATGVVSTARITHATPAATYAKSPERNWESDDKLTDEAKANGCKDIATQLVDFSYGDGIDVVMGGGRRHFIPSTVTDEEGKSGKRTDGVNLIDSWKAKYASGSYVYDQAGFDALSADSSKVLGLFNSSHMEYEADRANDTAGEPSLSEMTSKSIDILSKNDKGFFLTVESGRIDHGHHAGNAYRALEDAVEFAQAVQAAVDKVDLSETLIIVTADHSHVFTLAGYPTRGNPILGVVKGNDGAGHPNDEAVMAKDDMPYTTVGYANGLGFADYGDGNGGDQRYGDPAAAHRHDLEGIDTESTGFHQEALIPLGSETHSGEDVGIYAIGPGAQLLRGTHEQSNIFHAMNHIADLVGKAEATQ, from the coding sequence ATGAGTATTTTTGAAAAAAAGCAGCACTCTAAAAAGCATGCTTACACACTATTAAGTGCCTTGATATCAGCGACATTGTTAACGGCATGTTTCGGTGATAATGACGATGATGAATCGGCGCCAGAGCCTGAGCCACCCGTATCCAGCGTGGACTGGACGAAAACCAATCAGTGGTTTAATCAAGGTAAAACGCGTGTTGATGCAGCTCTTGAAACTGAAGAAGTTTTGGTAAAGGGTTCAGCGAAGAATGTGATTCTTTTTGTTGGTGATGGTATGGGTGTCTCGACGGTCACAGCCGCTCGTATTTTTGCAGGGCAAAAAGCAGGTCACACAGGGGAAGAGTATCAGCTAAGCTTTGATAAATTTCCAGTGGCGGGCTTTGCGAAAACTTATAACACCAACCAGCAAACGCCAGATTCAGCGGGCACTATGACCGCAATGATTAGCGGCGTTAAAACCAAAGCTGGGGTGATCGGTTATCCAGAAAGCGCTCTAAGAGCGGACTGTGGTTCAGCGAAGGGAAATGAGTTGGTGACTGCTGTTGAGTTAGCTGAAATGGCTGGAATGGCTACTGGAGTGGTTTCGACGGCACGTATCACTCATGCCACGCCAGCAGCAACTTACGCAAAGTCTCCTGAGCGCAACTGGGAAAGCGATGACAAGCTGACTGACGAAGCAAAAGCAAACGGCTGTAAAGATATCGCCACTCAGCTTGTCGATTTCTCATACGGCGATGGTATTGATGTGGTCATGGGAGGCGGTCGTCGTCACTTTATTCCAAGTACCGTGACCGATGAAGAAGGAAAGTCAGGAAAGCGTACTGATGGCGTTAACTTGATTGATTCATGGAAAGCAAAGTATGCCTCAGGTAGTTATGTTTACGACCAAGCTGGCTTTGATGCCTTGAGCGCTGATTCAAGCAAAGTTCTTGGCTTGTTCAACTCATCGCACATGGAGTATGAAGCAGATCGCGCTAATGATACGGCGGGCGAACCTTCGTTGAGCGAGATGACGTCAAAGTCGATAGATATCTTAAGCAAAAATGACAAAGGCTTCTTTTTAACCGTGGAGTCAGGCCGAATTGATCATGGTCACCATGCTGGTAACGCTTACCGTGCGCTTGAAGATGCTGTTGAGTTTGCACAAGCGGTACAAGCCGCTGTCGACAAAGTTGATTTAAGCGAGACCTTGATAATTGTTACTGCTGACCATAGTCATGTATTTACCTTGGCTGGCTATCCTACGCGAGGCAACCCAATTTTGGGCGTGGTCAAAGGTAATGATGGGGCGGGACACCCTAACGATGAAGCTGTGATGGCTAAAGATGATATGCCTTACACCACCGTCGGTTACGCTAATGGCTTAGGCTTTGCCGACTATGGTGACGGGAATGGTGGTGATCAGCGATACGGTGATCCAGCCGCTGCCCATCGTCATGACCTTGAAGGTATTGATACTGAGTCAACAGGTTTCCACCAAGAGGCATTGATTCCATTGGGTTCTGAGACTCATTCGGGTGAAGATGTGGGCATTTATGCCATTGGCCCTGGGGCACAGTTACTGCGTGGTACTCATGAGCAAAGCAACATTTTCCATGCTATGAATCATATCGCTGATTTAGTAGGAAAGGCTGAAGCAACTCAATAG
- the dnaX gene encoding DNA polymerase III subunit gamma/tau, translated as MSYQVLARKWRPKNFQELRGQEHVSRALVNAIESGRLHHAYLFTGTRGVGKTTIARILSKCLNCEAEGVTATPCGQCGSCSEIDQGRFVDLIEVDAASRTKVDDTRELLENVQYRPTRGRYKVYLIDEVHMLSNSSFNALLKTLEEPPEHVIFLLATTDPQKLPVTVLSRCLQFHLKHMDEETIANHLQFILEQESIAFEAPSLSLIAQSAEGSMRDALSLLDQAIAYGQGKVLEDDIRTMLGTIDHKFMVRLLEALASKDSVMAIKAVHDMSHYPVDFADALKELLSRLHQVAVYQATEVMLDAAASYIPEFADIFDAADLQMYYQLGLHARRDLEWAPSAKQGLEMALLRMLAFQMDTGSSQANPTPKKKVNLNSDTVSSPRNQSEEAKSTSPETQVFLNETEREAGHHPVSAESNKTAKEPEKQPVKDDTSEVALTKSSEPELAGYEQFMQQDDREEDDSSDFYHQADSQSPIESEQAKPSPEQPESKDHSDDDEALASLHSALGLSLDGQSHVSQKDKMPEKPVPKEHPSKERSSEEPAKGDSDSLQSQVVAESGRADTLEEVENIDVEQNAEQASSPSYEGPESYDSDIERLMQASYESSNEPATAHFEETERPNAPQGGVSASTADELEFVPELDVPEEAMAWANLVQKLELQGTYHQIAQSSCAIWSSEQDVILELAPEQEVLLTASAKDNVNNALAACLGKPINIEWQLKQPSIETPAEIWQHQAKLKLQKACEDLNQHPFSQQLQQHFGAKIDHQSVTYLDS; from the coding sequence ATGAGCTATCAAGTGCTCGCCCGCAAATGGCGCCCAAAAAACTTCCAAGAACTTCGTGGTCAAGAGCACGTCAGTCGTGCTTTGGTCAATGCTATCGAAAGCGGTCGACTGCACCATGCTTATCTTTTCACCGGGACACGCGGTGTCGGTAAAACGACCATCGCACGGATTCTATCGAAGTGTTTGAACTGTGAAGCAGAAGGCGTCACAGCCACACCTTGTGGACAATGTGGCAGCTGCTCAGAAATTGATCAAGGTCGCTTTGTTGATCTGATTGAAGTGGATGCAGCCTCTAGAACCAAAGTCGATGATACTCGTGAACTTCTCGAAAATGTTCAGTACCGACCAACTCGTGGTCGATATAAGGTATACCTTATTGATGAGGTTCATATGCTCTCTAACAGCTCTTTTAACGCGCTGTTAAAAACATTAGAAGAGCCACCTGAGCACGTAATATTTTTATTGGCAACGACCGATCCGCAAAAGCTTCCGGTTACGGTTTTATCTCGCTGCTTGCAGTTCCATCTTAAGCACATGGATGAAGAGACGATTGCGAATCATCTTCAGTTTATCCTTGAGCAGGAATCCATAGCGTTTGAGGCGCCGTCACTAAGCCTGATTGCGCAATCTGCCGAAGGCAGTATGCGTGATGCTCTGAGCCTTCTTGATCAGGCTATTGCCTATGGCCAGGGTAAAGTCCTAGAAGACGATATCCGTACCATGCTGGGCACTATTGACCATAAATTCATGGTGCGCTTACTAGAAGCTCTAGCCAGTAAAGATAGCGTAATGGCGATTAAAGCGGTTCATGATATGAGTCATTATCCGGTGGACTTTGCAGACGCGCTGAAAGAACTACTGAGTCGCCTCCACCAGGTTGCCGTTTATCAAGCCACCGAAGTTATGCTTGATGCGGCAGCGTCATATATCCCTGAGTTTGCAGATATTTTCGATGCAGCTGATCTTCAAATGTACTATCAGTTAGGGTTACACGCTCGTCGCGATTTGGAGTGGGCTCCATCAGCAAAGCAGGGGCTGGAAATGGCCTTATTGAGAATGCTTGCCTTCCAAATGGATACCGGCTCGTCTCAGGCAAACCCAACGCCAAAAAAAAAAGTTAATCTAAACTCAGATACCGTCTCAAGCCCTCGGAATCAATCCGAGGAAGCGAAATCTACCTCTCCTGAAACTCAAGTTTTTTTAAATGAGACTGAGCGAGAGGCCGGGCACCATCCTGTAAGCGCTGAATCAAACAAAACGGCGAAAGAACCGGAAAAACAACCAGTTAAAGATGATACTTCAGAAGTTGCTTTGACCAAAAGCTCTGAACCAGAGCTTGCGGGTTATGAGCAATTTATGCAACAAGATGACCGTGAGGAAGACGACTCTTCTGACTTTTATCATCAGGCTGATAGTCAGTCACCGATAGAAAGCGAGCAAGCCAAACCTAGCCCAGAGCAACCTGAGAGTAAGGACCATAGCGACGATGATGAAGCGCTAGCTAGCCTACATTCAGCGCTTGGATTAAGTTTAGATGGGCAAAGTCATGTTAGTCAAAAAGATAAAATGCCAGAAAAGCCAGTTCCAAAGGAGCATCCTTCAAAGGAGCGTTCTTCAGAGGAGCCTGCTAAGGGAGATAGTGACAGCTTGCAGTCCCAAGTAGTGGCTGAATCTGGACGAGCTGACACCTTGGAAGAAGTGGAAAACATAGATGTTGAGCAAAATGCTGAACAGGCTTCGAGTCCCAGTTATGAGGGGCCTGAGAGTTATGACAGCGACATTGAGCGTTTAATGCAGGCAAGTTACGAGTCAAGCAATGAGCCAGCCACTGCACACTTTGAAGAAACTGAGCGCCCGAACGCTCCTCAAGGCGGAGTAAGCGCTTCAACGGCAGATGAACTGGAGTTTGTTCCAGAGCTTGATGTCCCTGAAGAGGCCATGGCATGGGCAAATTTAGTACAAAAGCTTGAATTACAGGGGACTTACCACCAAATAGCACAGTCCAGTTGTGCTATTTGGAGCTCTGAGCAGGATGTAATCTTAGAGTTAGCTCCAGAGCAGGAAGTATTGTTGACTGCTAGCGCAAAAGATAATGTTAATAATGCCTTGGCTGCGTGTTTAGGGAAGCCGATCAATATTGAGTGGCAACTAAAACAGCCAAGCATTGAAACTCCGGCAGAGATTTGGCAGCACCAGGCTAAACTGAAGTTGCAAAAAGCGTGTGAAGATTTAAATCAACACCCGTTTAGTCAGCAGTTACAGCAACATTTTGGTGCAAAAATCGATCATCAGTCGGTCACTTATTTAGACAGCTAA
- a CDS encoding YbaB/EbfC family nucleoid-associated protein, with product MFGKGGLGNMMKQAQQMQEKMQKAQEEIAQLEVTGEAGAGMVKVTMTGRHDVKRVEIDPSLMDDEKELLEDLVAAAINAAVRKVEETTKEKMAGATEGMNLPPGMNLPF from the coding sequence ATGTTTGGTAAAGGTGGTTTGGGCAACATGATGAAGCAAGCCCAGCAAATGCAAGAAAAAATGCAGAAAGCACAGGAAGAAATTGCTCAGCTAGAAGTCACTGGTGAAGCCGGTGCTGGAATGGTTAAAGTCACGATGACTGGTCGCCATGATGTTAAGCGTGTGGAGATTGATCCTAGCTTAATGGACGACGAGAAAGAGTTACTTGAAGACCTCGTTGCTGCAGCAATTAATGCGGCGGTGCGTAAGGTTGAAGAGACGACGAAAGAGAAGATGGCGGGAGCGACTGAGGGGATGAATCTTCCACCAGGTATGAACTTACCTTTTTAA
- the recR gene encoding recombination mediator RecR encodes MQSPLIKKLIDAFTCLPGVGPKSAQRMAYHLLERNRDGGMHLSSALVSAMEGVHHCQRCRDFTESDLCGICQSQRRDRNLLCIVESPADVIAIEATGGFQGTYFVLMGHLSPLDGIGPEDIGLDQLNVLINEEKPTEIILATNSTVEGEATAHFIAEMLKGSETVLSRIASGVPLGGELEYIDGGTLMHSFSGRKPYIS; translated from the coding sequence ATGCAGTCTCCGTTGATTAAAAAATTGATAGATGCTTTTACATGCTTACCTGGCGTGGGCCCTAAGTCTGCCCAACGTATGGCTTACCATTTGTTGGAACGTAATCGTGATGGTGGTATGCATTTATCTAGCGCGCTAGTGTCAGCTATGGAAGGGGTGCACCACTGTCAACGTTGTCGTGACTTTACTGAGTCTGACTTATGCGGAATCTGTCAATCACAACGTCGAGACAGAAATTTGTTGTGTATTGTAGAAAGCCCTGCTGATGTTATCGCGATTGAGGCAACCGGAGGCTTCCAAGGTACTTATTTTGTGCTAATGGGGCACCTTTCGCCACTCGACGGTATTGGCCCCGAAGACATTGGTTTGGATCAACTTAACGTGTTGATTAATGAAGAAAAACCCACCGAAATTATCTTAGCCACTAACTCCACGGTTGAAGGAGAGGCTACTGCTCACTTCATCGCAGAAATGCTCAAAGGCTCTGAGACCGTCTTATCTCGCATAGCTTCTGGCGTTCCGCTAGGGGGCGAGCTTGAGTACATAGACGGTGGAACTTTGATGCATTCATTTTCTGGAAGAAAACCCTATATCTCATAG
- a CDS encoding S41 family peptidase — protein MKNEGLKLKLLTLAASGLLLTACGGGSDSDSSDSQPPVSEAPTWTAGVFEDEDNFKDRCESPRSGNDIDGNPWPDVAGSHLHEKHWLRSWSNNTYLWYDEIQDQNPANFGVPTDYFEVLKTEELTSSGADKDNFHFSQDTDAYQQRASSGASSGYGARFFLIQAAPPRKIVIAYTEPSSPATNAGLTRGAEILEVDGVDVVNGNDVNTLNDGLFPSNDGETHEFVVRDLGASSTRTITMTSTTVTSDPVQNEQVFDTASGKVGYMQFNTFGTRTAEQELINAFVDFSNEGVQDLVVDLRYNGGGFLFISSQLAYMVAGQAQTQGRIYEESVWNDKHPNVSPVTGESLDPIPFFSTTSDEATAPGGTLPSVNLNRVFVLSTGGTCSASEAFINGLRGIDVEVVLIGGTTCGKPYGFFPTDNCGTTYFTIQFRGENEKGFGQYADGFVPSTTDNGQDFVKGCTVADDFEHLLGDPNEAMLAAALDYRVSGSCPTTTEKPAQRNAYKGFVKDGSLLKSQRVQERLFLEQNRIMTTPKELK, from the coding sequence ATGAAGAACGAAGGTTTAAAACTAAAATTATTAACGCTTGCGGCGTCTGGCTTGCTGTTAACGGCTTGTGGTGGCGGGAGCGACTCAGATTCATCTGACTCACAACCTCCGGTTAGTGAAGCTCCTACATGGACTGCTGGGGTATTTGAGGATGAAGACAACTTCAAAGATCGTTGTGAAAGTCCTCGTTCGGGTAATGACATTGATGGAAACCCTTGGCCAGATGTGGCGGGTAGCCATTTACATGAAAAGCATTGGTTGCGATCTTGGAGCAATAACACATACCTTTGGTATGATGAAATTCAGGATCAAAATCCAGCGAACTTTGGTGTCCCAACGGATTACTTCGAAGTCCTAAAAACTGAAGAGCTCACCAGCTCTGGTGCCGATAAAGATAACTTTCACTTTTCTCAAGATACCGATGCTTATCAGCAGCGCGCTTCTTCGGGTGCAAGCTCTGGTTACGGTGCACGCTTTTTCTTAATCCAAGCAGCACCTCCTCGCAAAATTGTGATTGCCTATACTGAACCAAGTTCTCCAGCAACTAATGCGGGCTTGACTCGTGGTGCTGAAATTCTTGAGGTCGACGGCGTTGATGTTGTTAACGGCAACGATGTTAACACTTTAAATGATGGCCTTTTCCCGTCAAATGATGGAGAAACGCATGAGTTTGTTGTACGTGATTTAGGTGCCTCAAGCACGCGTACAATTACTATGACTTCGACCACGGTAACCTCTGATCCTGTGCAAAATGAGCAAGTCTTTGATACAGCTAGCGGCAAAGTAGGTTACATGCAGTTCAATACCTTTGGAACTCGTACAGCCGAACAAGAGCTTATTAATGCTTTCGTAGACTTCTCTAATGAGGGTGTTCAAGACTTAGTGGTTGACCTTCGCTATAACGGCGGTGGCTTCTTATTTATCTCCAGTCAGCTAGCTTACATGGTGGCGGGGCAGGCTCAGACGCAAGGCCGAATTTATGAAGAGTCAGTTTGGAATGACAAGCATCCTAATGTAAGTCCTGTTACTGGCGAAAGCTTAGATCCAATTCCTTTTTTCAGTACAACGTCTGATGAGGCTACTGCTCCGGGCGGGACTCTGCCATCAGTAAATCTTAACCGTGTTTTTGTACTCTCTACGGGCGGCACATGTTCTGCGAGTGAAGCATTTATCAATGGTTTGCGTGGTATTGACGTAGAAGTTGTTCTTATTGGCGGCACGACTTGTGGTAAACCTTATGGCTTCTTCCCAACTGACAACTGTGGAACAACTTATTTCACGATTCAGTTTAGAGGTGAAAACGAAAAAGGTTTTGGTCAATATGCCGACGGCTTTGTTCCATCAACAACAGATAACGGGCAAGACTTCGTGAAAGGCTGTACTGTGGCAGATGATTTCGAGCACTTGTTAGGCGACCCTAATGAAGCGATGCTGGCAGCAGCGCTGGACTATCGTGTTAGCGGTTCATGCCCAACTACAACGGAAAAACCTGCGCAACGTAATGCCTACAAAGGGTTTGTCAAAGACGGTTCATTGCTAAAGTCACAAAGAGTTCAAGAGCGTCTATTCCTTGAGCAAAACCGCATAATGACGACTCCTAAGGAGCTGAAGTAA
- the htpG gene encoding molecular chaperone HtpG has translation MSETTTKQKHSFQTEVKQLLHLMVHSLYSNKEIFLRELISNAADAADKLRFKALKDSSLYGDDAELRIRITTDKDAKTVTISDNGVGMTEQEVINNLGTIAKSGTADFLKQLTGDQKKDSKLIGQFGVGFYSAFIVADKVTVVTRGAEAGINEAVIWESAGDGEFTIEPTEKGSRGTEITLHLKDGEEEFLEDFRLRNIIGKYSDHISLPVEMHKMSSDEENDSEGVEFEAVNKATALWTRPKSDISDEEYQEFYKHISHDFQEPLTWSHNQVEGTQEYTSLLYIPSKAPFDLWNRDRVRGVKLYVQRVFIMDDAEQFLPVYLRFVRGLLDSNDLPLNVSREILQDSQVTQSLRNATVSRILKMLEQLAKKDKEKYQAFWDEFGQVLKEGTGEDFANKEKIAKLFRFSSTHTDSKEQTVSLDDYIGRMKPEQEKIYYIATDSFLAAKNSPHLEIFRKKGIEVLLMHDRIDEWTISHLNEYEGKQFVSVTQGDLNLGNLEDAEDKKAQEKASEEHKDLVERVKSVLSDKVADVKITMRLTDTPACIVAGEGDMPLQMVKMLQAAGQEVPDVKPVFEINPDHALISLVENEKNDEQFGEWVEVLFDQALLAEQGQLDDPASFASKLNKLLLKLAH, from the coding sequence ATGTCAGAAACTACTACTAAACAAAAACATTCCTTTCAGACTGAAGTAAAACAACTGTTGCACTTAATGGTGCATTCGCTTTATTCAAACAAAGAAATTTTCCTTCGTGAACTCATCTCCAATGCGGCTGATGCAGCTGATAAGTTGCGCTTCAAAGCTCTAAAAGATAGCAGCCTTTACGGCGACGATGCTGAGTTAAGAATTCGAATTACTACTGATAAAGATGCAAAAACAGTCACCATTTCAGATAATGGTGTCGGTATGACGGAACAAGAGGTTATTAACAACCTCGGTACCATTGCTAAATCAGGAACCGCAGACTTTCTTAAGCAGCTTACAGGCGATCAGAAAAAAGACTCGAAACTGATTGGACAGTTCGGCGTCGGCTTTTATTCAGCCTTTATCGTTGCGGATAAAGTGACGGTGGTCACTCGTGGCGCGGAAGCTGGAATTAATGAAGCTGTGATTTGGGAATCTGCCGGTGATGGCGAGTTTACCATCGAGCCGACAGAAAAAGGCTCACGCGGCACGGAAATCACCTTGCATCTGAAAGACGGCGAAGAAGAGTTCCTCGAAGACTTCAGGTTACGAAACATCATTGGAAAATATTCCGATCACATTTCGCTGCCAGTCGAAATGCACAAGATGAGTTCTGATGAGGAGAACGACTCAGAGGGTGTTGAGTTTGAAGCCGTGAACAAAGCTACAGCCTTGTGGACTCGGCCTAAATCAGATATTTCAGATGAGGAATACCAAGAGTTTTATAAGCATATTTCTCATGATTTCCAAGAACCTCTAACGTGGAGCCATAACCAAGTAGAAGGTACTCAAGAATATACAAGCCTCCTGTATATTCCTTCAAAAGCGCCATTCGATTTATGGAATCGGGATCGTGTACGTGGCGTCAAGCTTTATGTCCAACGTGTTTTTATTATGGATGATGCTGAGCAGTTCTTGCCAGTCTATTTGCGCTTTGTACGCGGTTTGCTGGATTCCAATGACTTACCGTTGAATGTGTCGAGAGAAATCTTACAAGATTCACAAGTGACTCAATCGCTACGAAATGCAACGGTCTCACGTATCTTAAAAATGCTTGAGCAGCTTGCTAAAAAGGACAAAGAGAAATATCAGGCGTTCTGGGACGAGTTTGGGCAAGTGCTGAAAGAGGGCACAGGGGAGGACTTTGCTAATAAAGAAAAGATAGCCAAGTTATTCCGTTTCAGTTCAACTCATACGGATTCGAAAGAACAAACAGTGTCGCTTGATGACTATATTGGACGAATGAAGCCGGAGCAAGAGAAAATTTATTACATTGCAACAGATAGTTTCCTTGCTGCTAAAAATAGCCCACATCTAGAGATCTTCCGCAAGAAAGGCATCGAAGTATTGCTGATGCACGACCGTATTGATGAGTGGACGATTTCACATCTGAATGAATATGAAGGGAAGCAGTTTGTATCGGTAACTCAGGGTGATCTTAATCTTGGCAATTTAGAGGATGCTGAGGATAAGAAAGCACAAGAAAAGGCTTCAGAAGAACATAAAGATCTGGTTGAGCGAGTCAAGTCTGTCTTATCTGACAAAGTTGCGGACGTTAAAATTACGATGCGCTTGACGGACACACCAGCTTGTATTGTCGCTGGAGAAGGGGATATGCCTCTGCAAATGGTCAAAATGCTGCAAGCAGCAGGTCAAGAGGTTCCTGACGTTAAGCCAGTATTTGAAATCAACCCAGACCATGCGCTGATCAGCTTGGTGGAAAACGAGAAAAATGATGAGCAGTTTGGTGAGTGGGTAGAAGTCCTGTTTGATCAGGCGCTTCTAGCCGAGCAGGGGCAGTTGGACGATCCTGCGAGTTTCGCTAGTAAGCTCAACAAGCTCTTGTTAAAATTGGCGCATTAA